Proteins found in one Thalassophryne amazonica chromosome 1, fThaAma1.1, whole genome shotgun sequence genomic segment:
- the myca gene encoding transcriptional regulator Myc-A: MPLSSSLATKNYDYDYDSLQPYFYYDNEEEDFYPQQLQPPAPSEDIWKKFELLPTPPLSPSRRSSLSSLFPSTADQLEMVTEFLGDDAVNQSIICDGDYSQTFLKSIIIQDCMWSGFSAAAKLEKVVSERLASLHAVRVEPAAWKVNSSYLQDLNTPATECIDPSVVFPYPVAEIPKQSAARPPSEDLALDTPPNSSCSDSEDDDEEDEDEEDEEDEDEQEEEEEIDVVTVEKRQAVKRCDPSPVENRHPSPLVLKRCHVSTHQHNYAAHPSMRQEQPAVKRLKLESVSSSGGGGGGSGSYSRVLKQISSNRKCSSPRTSDTEDYDKRRTHNVLERQRRNELKMSFFALRDEIPEVANNEKAAKVVILKKAAECIYSMQSDEQRLVLVKEQLRRKSELLKQRLVQLQSARA, from the exons ATGCCGCTGAGTTCAAGTCTTGCGACTAAGAACTACGATTACGACTACGATTCTCTGCAGCCGTACTTCTACTACGACAACGAGGAGGAGGACTTCTACCCTCAGCAGCTGCAGCCTCCGGCGCCGAGCGAAGACATCTGGAAGAAATTCGAGCTGCTGCCGACGCCTCCTCTGTCACCCAGCCGACGATCGTCCCTGTCCAGCCTATTCCCCTCCACGGCTGATCAACTGGAGATGGTCACGGAGTTCCTGGGCGACGACGCGGTCAATCAGAGTATCATCTGCGACGGGGACTACTCCCAGACCTTCCTCAAGTCCATCATCATCCAGGACTGCATGTGGAGCGGCTTCTCGGCTGCAGCCAAGCTGGAGAAGGTGGTGTCGGAGCGGCTCGCCTCCTTGCACGCTGTCCGGGTGGAGCCTGCAGCCTGGAAGGTGAACAGCAGCTACCTGCAAGACCTGAACACCCCCGCGACCGAGTGCATCGACCCGTCGGTGGTTTTCCCCTACCCGGTGGCAGAGATCCCCAAGCAGAGCGCAGCGCGTCCGCCAAGTGAGGATTTGGCGCTGGACACGCCAccgaacagcagctgcagcgacTCAG AAGATGATGACGAGGAGGATGAAGATGAGGAGGATGAAGAAGATGAGGATGaacaagaggaggaggaggagattgaTGTGGTTACAGTAGAGAAGAGGCAGGCGGTGAAGCGGTGCGACCCCAGCCCAGTGGAGAACCGGCACCCCAGCCCGCTTGTGTTGAAAAGGTGCCACGTCTCTACCCATCAGCACAACTATGCAGCCCACCCATCCATGAGGCAGGAGCAGCCAGCTGTCAAGAGGCTGAAGCTGGAGAGTGTCAGCAGCTCCGGTGGCGGCGGCGGTGGAAGCGGCAGCTACAGCAGGGTCCTCAAGCAGATCAGCAGCAACCGAAAATGTTCTAGTCCCCGGACATCTGACACTGAGGACTACGACAAGAGAAGGACTCATAACGTGCTGGAGCGTCAGAGGAGGAACGAACTCAAGATGAGCTTCTTTGCACTGCGGGATGAGATCCCAGAGGTGGCCAACAACGAGAAGGCGGCCAAAGTGGTGATCCTGAAGAAGGCGGCCGAGTGCATTTACAGCATGCAGTCGGACGAACAGAGACTTGTGTTGGTCAAAGAGCAGCTGAGGAGGAAAAGTGAACTTTTAAAGCAGAGACTGGTGCAGCTGCAGAGCGCACGTGCTTAA